The Fructilactobacillus myrtifloralis genome contains a region encoding:
- the trxB gene encoding thioredoxin-disulfide reductase: protein MTKKYDVIVIGAGPAGMTAALYASRAELSVLMLDRGVYGGQMNNTAEIENYPGFKSILGPDLSEKMYESSTQFGVEYAYGEVQDVQVDGDRKLVKTADDEFEAPAVIIGSGSEYRKLGVPGEEQYGGRGVSYCAVCDGAFFKNEDVVVVGGGDSAIEEATYLANLAKKVTVIHRRDTLRAQKILQERAFARDNIDFIWNTNVTEILGNDQKVSGVALKNNQTGETSEFPTAGIFIYVGILPITGAFSHLGITDEQGWIVTNDQMETAVPGIFAVGDVRKKHLRQITTAVGDGGVAGQAVFDYVESVKSK from the coding sequence ATGACCAAAAAATATGATGTAATTGTAATTGGAGCCGGTCCAGCCGGGATGACAGCGGCTCTCTACGCTTCTCGGGCGGAACTATCAGTTCTGATGCTCGATCGGGGTGTCTACGGTGGCCAGATGAATAATACGGCCGAAATCGAAAACTACCCCGGTTTTAAATCAATCTTAGGACCGGATCTATCGGAAAAAATGTACGAAAGTAGCACCCAATTTGGGGTGGAATACGCCTATGGTGAAGTTCAGGACGTACAGGTGGATGGAGACCGGAAACTGGTTAAAACCGCCGATGATGAATTTGAAGCTCCAGCAGTCATCATTGGGTCTGGTTCCGAATACCGGAAGCTAGGGGTTCCTGGTGAAGAGCAATACGGTGGCCGGGGGGTTTCTTACTGTGCCGTTTGTGACGGGGCTTTCTTTAAGAACGAAGACGTCGTCGTTGTCGGTGGTGGTGACTCTGCCATTGAAGAAGCGACCTACCTGGCTAACCTAGCCAAAAAAGTGACGGTAATTCACCGCCGGGATACACTCCGGGCCCAAAAAATCCTCCAAGAACGGGCCTTTGCGCGCGATAACATTGACTTTATTTGGAATACGAATGTGACTGAGATTCTGGGTAACGACCAAAAGGTCTCCGGCGTGGCCCTCAAGAATAACCAAACTGGGGAAACCAGTGAATTTCCAACGGCGGGGATCTTTATCTACGTCGGGATTTTACCGATTACCGGAGCCTTTAGCCACCTTGGAATTACGGACGAGCAGGGCTGGATTGTGACCAACGATCAGATGGAAACTGCCGTCCCAGGAATCTTCGCGGTCGGAGACGTTCGGAAAAAGCACCTGCGTCAAATTACCACAGCCGTTGGTGATGGAGGCGTCGCTGGACAAGCGGTCTTTGACTACGTGGAATCCGTTAAAAGTAAATAA
- a CDS encoding phage holin family protein, with protein MRVLSRWIINFILLVAFSTIFSASFYISSWEVALGAAAVLTLLQVLIKPLLSLLFLPINILTFGLFNLVLNALILELTAFLVGPMMSFSSFGMVLVISLLMSICNYFITPNV; from the coding sequence ATGAGAGTACTTAGTCGTTGGATCATCAACTTCATTTTATTAGTGGCGTTTTCAACCATTTTTTCGGCTTCGTTTTACATTAGTAGCTGGGAAGTTGCCCTCGGGGCCGCTGCGGTTTTAACGTTGTTACAGGTTTTGATTAAGCCGCTATTGTCGCTGTTATTTTTACCGATTAACATTTTGACCTTCGGGTTATTTAACCTGGTTTTAAATGCGTTAATCTTGGAATTAACCGCCTTTTTAGTCGGCCCAATGATGAGTTTTTCGTCATTTGGAATGGTATTGGTCATTTCGTTGTTAATGTCAATTTGTAACTACTTTATTACGCCAAACGTGTAG
- a CDS encoding NAD(P)H-dependent glycerol-3-phosphate dehydrogenase: MTEKIAVLGAGSWGSMLAAILNENGHEVQLWTRSAAQADELNQKHTNRAYIQNYTFPENLRASTDLETVLTGATEILFIVPAQATRAVATEVDRILAKLGQRPALIHGSKGLETTTHLRVSQILAETISPEHRTSISVISGPSHAEGVVKHDPTLVTVASDDFDAAQRFQHLFMNDYFRVYTNADVIGVEFGGALKNIIALASGALAGLGYGDNARAALMTRGVAEISRLGVSFGANPLTFAGLSGMGDVIVTATSTNSRNYRAGYQLGQGVPLADVVANMGMVIEGIATSQSAYELAQTTGISMPITEAIHAVLEQEETVETAIHHLMTREGQAENG, encoded by the coding sequence ATGACAGAAAAAATTGCCGTGTTAGGCGCCGGTTCATGGGGAAGCATGTTAGCGGCGATCTTGAATGAAAATGGACACGAAGTGCAACTATGGACGCGCAGTGCGGCCCAAGCCGATGAGTTAAATCAAAAGCACACGAATCGTGCCTACATTCAAAATTACACCTTTCCAGAAAACCTCCGCGCTTCGACTGATCTAGAGACCGTCCTAACGGGGGCCACCGAGATCCTGTTCATTGTTCCTGCCCAGGCGACGCGGGCTGTGGCCACGGAGGTTGATCGGATTTTAGCCAAGCTAGGTCAGCGACCAGCGCTGATTCACGGGAGCAAGGGGTTAGAAACTACAACGCACCTGCGGGTCTCCCAAATCTTGGCGGAGACGATTAGTCCCGAGCACCGGACTAGCATCTCTGTGATTTCGGGTCCAAGCCATGCCGAAGGGGTGGTTAAGCACGATCCGACCTTGGTTACGGTTGCTAGCGATGATTTTGATGCGGCGCAACGGTTCCAACACCTCTTTATGAATGACTACTTTCGGGTCTATACCAACGCCGATGTGATTGGGGTTGAATTTGGGGGTGCTTTGAAAAACATCATTGCGCTCGCTTCTGGAGCCTTGGCTGGCCTCGGATATGGTGACAACGCCCGGGCAGCGTTAATGACCCGGGGCGTGGCTGAAATCTCCCGGTTGGGAGTTAGTTTTGGCGCCAATCCGCTGACTTTCGCGGGGTTATCCGGGATGGGGGATGTGATTGTTACGGCTACCAGTACGAATTCGCGGAACTATCGGGCCGGCTACCAACTGGGCCAAGGAGTGCCCCTAGCGGACGTGGTTGCGAACATGGGCATGGTGATTGAAGGGATTGCCACCAGTCAATCGGCCTATGAGTTAGCACAAACCACTGGGATTTCGATGCCGATTACCGAAGCAATTCATGCGGTGTTAGAACAAGAAGAAACGGTGGAAACTGCCATTCACCACCTCATGACCCGTGAAGGACAAGCCGAAAACGGTTAA
- the hprK gene encoding HPr(Ser) kinase/phosphatase, with protein MRSVSVKELVDNTHLSVFSGADDLDRPITTSDISRPGLELTGYFAYYPSERIQLLGITETSFAKHLEEAELQEYMTKMCQPDTPAFVVSTDIEPPIELVKAAKAAHIPILESKLNTSRVLSNMTDYLEEKLAPRQSIHGVLVEVYGVGVLITGDSGIGKSETALELVKRGHRLIADDRVEVHQQDEQELIGQAPQILSHLLEIRGIGIIDVMTLFGTGAVRSETRIDLIIHLDVWEKGKKYDRLGTGNAHQQIFDVEVKQLDIPVKPGRNLAIIIETAAMNFRANSMGYNATKMFDDELNGLIKDHSQPQSPQQHDEGQ; from the coding sequence ATGAGAAGTGTGAGTGTCAAAGAACTAGTTGATAACACGCATTTAAGTGTATTTTCGGGGGCAGATGATTTAGATCGACCGATTACCACGAGTGACATTTCACGACCGGGGTTGGAACTAACCGGGTACTTTGCGTACTATCCGTCGGAACGAATTCAGTTACTGGGAATTACGGAAACCTCCTTTGCTAAGCACCTCGAGGAGGCCGAACTACAGGAGTACATGACGAAAATGTGTCAACCAGACACGCCAGCCTTTGTGGTTTCCACTGACATTGAACCCCCAATCGAACTGGTGAAGGCAGCGAAGGCCGCCCACATTCCGATTTTGGAGTCCAAGCTGAATACCTCGCGGGTCTTAAGTAACATGACCGACTACCTCGAAGAAAAACTGGCGCCCCGGCAATCAATTCACGGGGTGTTGGTCGAGGTCTACGGGGTCGGGGTATTGATTACCGGCGACTCTGGCATCGGGAAGAGCGAAACGGCGCTCGAACTGGTCAAACGTGGGCACCGGCTGATTGCCGATGACCGAGTGGAAGTGCACCAGCAAGACGAACAGGAATTAATCGGGCAAGCGCCCCAGATTCTGAGCCATCTCCTAGAGATTCGGGGAATCGGGATCATTGACGTGATGACCCTCTTTGGAACGGGAGCGGTTCGGTCGGAAACCCGGATTGATCTCATCATTCACCTTGATGTCTGGGAAAAGGGGAAGAAGTATGATCGCTTAGGAACTGGGAATGCCCACCAACAAATTTTTGATGTGGAAGTTAAACAGTTAGACATTCCGGTTAAGCCTGGTCGGAACTTGGCGATCATCATTGAAACGGCCGCCATGAACTTCCGGGCAAACTCCATGGGATACAACGCCACCAAAATGTTTGACGACGAACTGAATGGTCTGATCAAAGATCACAGCCAGCCCCAGTCACCACAACAACACGACGAAGGCCAGTAG
- the lgt gene encoding prolipoprotein diacylglyceryl transferase: protein MFVIGALNPIALQFGPLTVRWYGLIIASAVLIAVGLAMREVRRQGLNEDVVYNLILGAIPVAIVSARLYYVVFRWDYYAKHPGEIIAIWDGGIAIYGALLGAGLFIWWFCRRHGLSLWQVFDIAAPTVIMAQGIGRWGNFMNQEAYGAVTTHHFLAQLHLPTWMMQQMLIGGAYRQPTFLYESVWDLVGFALLMTMRHAPRCFKRGELFLTYVMWYSYGRFFTEGMRTDSLMLGPWRISQVLSVLLCVGAMLTIIYRRRHDANLPWYDVVNAKGDS from the coding sequence ATGTTTGTAATTGGTGCTTTAAATCCCATCGCCCTGCAGTTCGGACCGTTGACCGTCCGCTGGTATGGGCTCATCATCGCTAGCGCGGTGTTAATTGCAGTCGGACTAGCGATGCGGGAGGTTCGTCGCCAGGGGCTCAATGAAGACGTAGTTTATAATCTCATCTTAGGGGCCATTCCGGTGGCCATTGTGTCGGCACGGTTGTATTACGTCGTTTTCCGTTGGGATTACTACGCCAAGCATCCGGGCGAAATCATCGCAATTTGGGATGGCGGGATTGCCATCTACGGAGCCTTGTTAGGAGCAGGGCTCTTTATTTGGTGGTTCTGCCGGCGCCATGGGTTATCCCTCTGGCAGGTCTTTGATATTGCCGCCCCTACAGTAATCATGGCCCAAGGAATTGGGCGGTGGGGGAACTTTATGAATCAGGAAGCATACGGGGCAGTAACCACGCACCACTTCCTGGCGCAACTGCATCTGCCCACCTGGATGATGCAACAAATGTTGATCGGGGGCGCGTACCGGCAACCCACTTTTTTGTATGAATCCGTGTGGGATTTAGTGGGCTTTGCCTTATTAATGACCATGCGCCACGCTCCGCGTTGTTTTAAACGGGGCGAGCTTTTTCTAACTTACGTAATGTGGTATTCCTACGGCCGATTTTTCACCGAAGGGATGCGGACGGACAGCCTGATGTTAGGTCCCTGGCGGATTTCACAGGTTCTGTCAGTCCTCCTCTGCGTGGGGGCCATGCTCACGATCATTTATCGGCGGCGCCATGATGCAAACTTACCGTGGTACGACGTAGTTAACGCTAAAGGAGATAGTTAA